From Carya illinoinensis cultivar Pawnee chromosome 5, C.illinoinensisPawnee_v1, whole genome shotgun sequence, one genomic window encodes:
- the LOC122308783 gene encoding cold-regulated protein 27-like isoform X1, whose product MGDNLRPNILSPSPDPEATVGCGLARTNSDSSAITADACKESSRLCKNARLWTDEKHSMYLDSLEASFVTELQRSMHMRARCLEDKTLGPYPSEEPQAKTCNSSDLFVVLRDGCWQKINYKSNDSFLDSTADSHVVLDSPWICHFTSASKRRCVRSAGTHEHGVPCDEEIHLKGNVPSGSSRGLEQHSLCHQRQQDLIGNTTDLFGFFSEVSDQNFSDEDQGEKSGCASVTKMSMTTTADESSNVQIVLFGKFHTKDASAVNNASSEKKQGHCELLSGHPESRVCPKSDLHNFLKGS is encoded by the exons ATGGGAGACAATCTCCGTCCTAATATTCTGTCGCCGTCACCGGATCCTGAGGCAACGGTGGGTTGCGGGTTGGCTCGGACGAACTCTGACTCATCTGCCATCACGGCTGACGCTTGCAAAGAGTCTTCACGTCTTTGTAAAAATGCAAGACTG TGGACAGATGAGAAGCACAGTATGTATCTTGATTCTTTAGAGGCATCGTTTGTTACCGAGCTGCAGCGTTCTATGCATATGCGTGCTAGGTGCTTAGAAGATAAGACATTGGGGCCATATCCATCTGAAGAACCTCAAGCCAAAACTTGCAACTCTTCTGACCTG TTTGTGGTTCTACGAGATGGCTGCTGGCAGAAGATCAACTATAAAAGCAACGATTCTTTCTTGGACAGCACTGCTGATTCTCATGTTGTTCTAGATAGTCCATGGATATGCCATTTTACATCTGCAAGCAAGCGGCGTTGTGTAAGATCTGCAGGCACCCATGAACATGGCGTTCCTTGTGATGAAGAAATTCACTTAAAAGGGAATGTGCCCTCTGGATCATCAAGAGGTTTGGAGCAGCACTCTCTATGTCACCAACGCCAGCAAGATTTGATTGGCAACACTACAG ACTTGTTTGGATTCTTTTCAGAGGTTTCAGATCAGAACTTTTCAGATGAAGACCAAGGAGAGAAGTCAGGCTGTGCATCTGTGACGAAAATGTCGATGACAACTACAGCTGATGAGTCAAGCAATGTtcaa ATTGTGCTGTTTGGAAAATTTCATACGAAAGATGCTTCAGCTGTTAATAATGCTTCCTCGGAGAAGAAACAAGGACATTGTGAGCTGCTGTCAGGGCACCCTGAAAGCCGTGTCTGCCCAAAATCTGATCTGCATAATTTTCTAAAAGGGAGCTGA
- the LOC122308783 gene encoding cold-regulated protein 27-like isoform X2 — translation MGDNLRPNILSPSPDPEATVGCGLARTNSDSSAITADACKESSRLCKNARLWTDEKHSMYLDSLEASFVTELQRSMHMRARCLEDKTLGPYPSEEPQAKTCNSSDLFVVLRDGCWQKINYKSNDSFLDSTADSHVVLDSPWICHFTSASKRRCVRSAGTHEHGVPCDEEIHLKGNVPSGSSRGLEQHSLCHQRQQDLIGNTTEVSDQNFSDEDQGEKSGCASVTKMSMTTTADESSNVQIVLFGKFHTKDASAVNNASSEKKQGHCELLSGHPESRVCPKSDLHNFLKGS, via the exons ATGGGAGACAATCTCCGTCCTAATATTCTGTCGCCGTCACCGGATCCTGAGGCAACGGTGGGTTGCGGGTTGGCTCGGACGAACTCTGACTCATCTGCCATCACGGCTGACGCTTGCAAAGAGTCTTCACGTCTTTGTAAAAATGCAAGACTG TGGACAGATGAGAAGCACAGTATGTATCTTGATTCTTTAGAGGCATCGTTTGTTACCGAGCTGCAGCGTTCTATGCATATGCGTGCTAGGTGCTTAGAAGATAAGACATTGGGGCCATATCCATCTGAAGAACCTCAAGCCAAAACTTGCAACTCTTCTGACCTG TTTGTGGTTCTACGAGATGGCTGCTGGCAGAAGATCAACTATAAAAGCAACGATTCTTTCTTGGACAGCACTGCTGATTCTCATGTTGTTCTAGATAGTCCATGGATATGCCATTTTACATCTGCAAGCAAGCGGCGTTGTGTAAGATCTGCAGGCACCCATGAACATGGCGTTCCTTGTGATGAAGAAATTCACTTAAAAGGGAATGTGCCCTCTGGATCATCAAGAGGTTTGGAGCAGCACTCTCTATGTCACCAACGCCAGCAAGATTTGATTGGCAACACTACAG AGGTTTCAGATCAGAACTTTTCAGATGAAGACCAAGGAGAGAAGTCAGGCTGTGCATCTGTGACGAAAATGTCGATGACAACTACAGCTGATGAGTCAAGCAATGTtcaa ATTGTGCTGTTTGGAAAATTTCATACGAAAGATGCTTCAGCTGTTAATAATGCTTCCTCGGAGAAGAAACAAGGACATTGTGAGCTGCTGTCAGGGCACCCTGAAAGCCGTGTCTGCCCAAAATCTGATCTGCATAATTTTCTAAAAGGGAGCTGA
- the LOC122308783 gene encoding cold-regulated protein 27-like isoform X3 — MEWTDEKHSMYLDSLEASFVTELQRSMHMRARCLEDKTLGPYPSEEPQAKTCNSSDLFVVLRDGCWQKINYKSNDSFLDSTADSHVVLDSPWICHFTSASKRRCVRSAGTHEHGVPCDEEIHLKGNVPSGSSRGLEQHSLCHQRQQDLIGNTTDLFGFFSEVSDQNFSDEDQGEKSGCASVTKMSMTTTADESSNVQIVLFGKFHTKDASAVNNASSEKKQGHCELLSGHPESRVCPKSDLHNFLKGS, encoded by the exons ATGGAG TGGACAGATGAGAAGCACAGTATGTATCTTGATTCTTTAGAGGCATCGTTTGTTACCGAGCTGCAGCGTTCTATGCATATGCGTGCTAGGTGCTTAGAAGATAAGACATTGGGGCCATATCCATCTGAAGAACCTCAAGCCAAAACTTGCAACTCTTCTGACCTG TTTGTGGTTCTACGAGATGGCTGCTGGCAGAAGATCAACTATAAAAGCAACGATTCTTTCTTGGACAGCACTGCTGATTCTCATGTTGTTCTAGATAGTCCATGGATATGCCATTTTACATCTGCAAGCAAGCGGCGTTGTGTAAGATCTGCAGGCACCCATGAACATGGCGTTCCTTGTGATGAAGAAATTCACTTAAAAGGGAATGTGCCCTCTGGATCATCAAGAGGTTTGGAGCAGCACTCTCTATGTCACCAACGCCAGCAAGATTTGATTGGCAACACTACAG ACTTGTTTGGATTCTTTTCAGAGGTTTCAGATCAGAACTTTTCAGATGAAGACCAAGGAGAGAAGTCAGGCTGTGCATCTGTGACGAAAATGTCGATGACAACTACAGCTGATGAGTCAAGCAATGTtcaa ATTGTGCTGTTTGGAAAATTTCATACGAAAGATGCTTCAGCTGTTAATAATGCTTCCTCGGAGAAGAAACAAGGACATTGTGAGCTGCTGTCAGGGCACCCTGAAAGCCGTGTCTGCCCAAAATCTGATCTGCATAATTTTCTAAAAGGGAGCTGA